A part of Alphaproteobacteria bacterium 33-17 genomic DNA contains:
- a CDS encoding tRNA-specific adenosine deaminase — MDMAFEEAEKAASNGEIPVGCVIVDPDGNILAKSHNMTEELSNPMAHAEILALDNAIKTFGNKYLTNCSMYVTLEPCAMCAQALSYARIQKVYFGAEDEKFGAIEHGCKLFSNNKSLFKPEIYGGLQKEKSIAMLKSFFEQLRARG; from the coding sequence ATGGATATGGCGTTTGAAGAAGCAGAAAAAGCGGCTTCAAATGGCGAAATCCCTGTAGGTTGCGTAATAGTTGACCCTGATGGCAATATTCTTGCGAAATCTCATAATATGACCGAGGAATTATCAAACCCAATGGCACATGCTGAAATTTTGGCATTGGATAATGCTATAAAAACTTTTGGTAATAAATATCTTACAAACTGTTCTATGTATGTAACCTTAGAGCCATGCGCTATGTGCGCTCAGGCTTTAAGCTATGCTCGTATTCAAAAGGTATATTTTGGGGCAGAGGATGAAAAGTTTGGTGCAATCGAACATGGCTGCAAATTGTTCTCTAACAATAAAAGTCTATTTAAGCCAGAAATTTATGGTGGTCTTCAAAAAGAAAAATCTATAGCAATGTTAAAAAGTTTTTTTGAGCAATTACGCGCTAGGGGATAG